The following DNA comes from Kitasatospora viridis.
AGACCGGCCTGACCGCCGAGGCCGCCGAACTTCGCGACCAACTGCTCGACTGGGACCGGCGGATGGCCGCCGACTCGGTCGCCGCCGGCCGCTTCGCCGCGCTGCGCTCGGCCGTGGTGCGGGCGGTCGCCGCACTCCCGGTGCTCGCCCCGCTCGCCGAACCCGGCGGCCACCCGGCCCTGTTCGCGCCCTGGCTCTCGCTCACCGCCCGGGTCGGCTTCGCCCTGGAACACCTGCTGGTCCCCGGCCGGCTGCCCGGCCTGGACCCGGCGGCCGTGGTCCGCGCCGCCCTGGACCAGGTGGCCGGCCAGCCCGCCCGCGCCTGGGGCGAGACCCACCGCCTCGCCCCCTGGCGGGCGGTGGCCGACCCCGACTGGACCGAGCCCCCGCTCGGCGGCGACCACGACTGCGTGCTCGCCACCACCAGCGTCCCCGGGATCACCGACCGGTGCGGGCGGGCCAGCGCCGCCCGCTACGCCTGGGACCTCGCCGACCGGTCCGCCAGCCGCTGGGTGGTCCCGCTCGGCGCCGGCGGCCCCGGCCACCGCCACGACCAACTCCCGCTCTGGCTGAGCGGCCGGCTCATCCCCGCGACCACCCAGGAGAACCCGTGACCACCTCCCGGCAGGACCCTCCCACCTTCCAGTGGACCGTCCCCGGCTTCGGCGCCCTGCTGCTGCGCCCGCTCGACCCCGACGGCGACGCGGCCGTCGTGCACTCCTGGGTGGACGACGAACGCGCCCGGTTCTGGGGCATGGTGGGCCACACCCGCGAACAGGTGCGCGAGGTCTACGCCTACCTCGACTCGCTCACCACCCATCACGCCCACCTGCTGCTGCGCGAGGGCGAACCGGTCGCGCTCTTCCAGACCTACCAGCCCGAGCACGACCCGCTCGGCGAGCACTACCCCGTCCAGGACGGCGACTTCGGCGTCCACCTGCTGATCGCGCCGACCACCGGCGAGCCGAGGCCGGGCCACACCGCCGTGCTGATCGGCGCACTGCTCGCCGCCGTGCTCACCGACCGGGGCGTGCGCCGGATCGTCGCCGAGCCGGACAGCCGCAACGAGGCCTCGATCGCCCGGCTGCGCCGCACCGGCTTCCAGCCCGGTCCGGAGGTGCAGTTGGAGCACAAGCGGGCCCGACTGCTGTTCCTGGCGCGCGAGGACGCCGAGCGGTTCTGCGCGGAGGTCCTGCCGGCCGCTCCGGTTCCCAGCTGACGCACAGTCCCTCCAACTCTCCACCGCAGGAAGGCGACAACTCGTCCCCGTTCCCTCCGGGGGTGCTGCGCCGAGGAGTTGATGCCCTTACCAGTCGGACGCTGACCTGGCGTCACGTCCGGGGCGGGATGCCGTGGGGCCGGGCGCTCGCGGTGCAGGTGGCGGCGGTGCGGGGTGGCGGCGGCCGGTGGCGGGCGGGCACGGTCCGTCAACGCTCCTAGGGAATCCCAAGGTTGAGTTCTGCCCAGGCTCTTGTTGGCCTGCACATGACTGACTTAGCCTCATCGAGAGCCGCCCGACCGAACGGTGCTTCGGGCGGCTGTCGACCCCCACCACCCCGGGCCACCCCCATGGCCCGAGATGAACGCACCTCGCGCGCCCCCCACGTTGACCTGCCGTCACAGGAGGCACTCCCTTGTTCCGCACCCCCACCACCGCCCGGGCGGCCCGGATCGCGCTCGCCCTCACCGGCACCGCAGCCCTGGGCCTGTCCGCCCTCGCCACCGCCGCACCCGCCGGCGCCGCCAACGCACCCTCCTGGGTGCGGTCCTGCGCCGTCCTGCGGGCCGGTGACACGATGGCGTGCAACGCGCTGAAGGTCACCGACGTCGCCCAGGCCCACCCGCTCGGCGTCACCCCGAACGCCACCCCCAGCGGCTTCGGGCCCAGCGACCTGCGCAGCGCCTACAACCTGCCGGCCAACGGCGGCGCGGGCCAGACCGTCGCCATCGTGGACGCCTACAACGACCCGAGCGCCGCGGCCGACCTCGCCGTCTACCGCGCGCAGTACGGCCTGCCCGCCTGCACCGTGGCGAACGGCTGCTTCAAGCAGGTCAGCCAGACCGGCAGCACCACCTCGCTGCCGTCCGACGACAGCGGCTGGGCGGGCGAGATATCCCTCGACCTCGACATGGTCTCGGCGATCGCGCCCAACGCCCACATCATCCTCGTCGAGGCCAGCAGCGCCAGCATGGGCGACCTCGGCACCTCGGTCAACGAGGCCGTCAAGCTGGGCGCCAAGTTCGTCTCCAACAGCTACGGCGGCGGCGAGTCCTCGGCCGACACCTCCTACGACGCCAGCTACTTCAACCACCCGGGCGTCGCGATCACCGTCTCCTCCGGCGACAGCGGCTACGGCGTCGAGTACCCGGCCGCCTCCAAGTACGTCACGGCGGTCGGCGGCACCTCGCTCAAGAAGGCCTCCAACAGCCGCGGTTGGACCGAGTCGGTGTGGTCCACCAGCAGCAGCGAGGGTGCCGGCTCCGGCTGCTCCCGGTACGACGCCAAGCCGACCTGGCAGAAGGACACCGGCTGCGCCAAGCGCACCGTGGCCGACGTCTCGGCGGTCGCCGACCCGGCCACCGGCGTCGCGGTCTACCAGACCTACGGCGGCTCCGGCTGGAACGTCTACGGCGGCACCAGCGTCGCCTCGCCGATCATCGCGGCGGTCTACGCCGACGCGGGCGCGCCGCACGCGGCGATCCCGGCGGCCGACGCCTACGCCCACCCGGGCTCGCTGAACGACGTCACCACCGGCAAGACCGCCACCTGCTCGCCGGCCTACCTGTGCACCGCCGGCAAGGGCTACGACGGCCCGACCGGCCTCGGCACCCCGAACGGCCTGGCGGCCTTCACCGGCTGACGCCGCGCTGCTTCTGCGGGCCCGTGGGCCCGGACCGCACGCCGGTCCGGGCCCACGGGCCGTTCACGTTGTTGGGCGGCTCGGGCGGAAGCGGTCGTGCCGGTGCGCCGGAGCGTCGGTAAGGTGCGACCAACCCCCGTGCTCCAGTCGACGGGTGGTCGAATTCGATCACAAGTGCACTGTCGTACCGTCCGGCTGACATTCCGTCACATCATCCTCGTGGCAAGTATTCTCATCTCGCGGCCGCGCGGCCCACGATGGGCGCCCGCCGGAGAGGACGGAACGCGTGACCGAGCCGGACTGGGCGCTGGCCGCAGGCAGGCACCCGCGCCTGACCTTCGCCGCCTTCTGCGAGACGCACGAGCTGGTCTGGACCCGCTTCGCCCGGGCCGGACGCCTCGGCGAGCCGGACGTCCGCCGGGTCGTCACGAGGACCAGGGAACACCTCTGGCAGGCCTGGCCCATCGCCCTGCGCGAGCACAGCACCGCCGCCTACGCCTGGCGGCTGCTCAAGGAGGCGATCGCCGTCGTCACCGCCGAACGGGACGCGGGCGGCGCCCGCGAGCCCGCCGGCGACGAGCAGCCCTGGCAGGAGGCGGCCTGCGCCACCGTCGACCGCATCGGCCTGCGAGTGCGCACCTGGCAGGAGAAGCTGGCCGTCCACGACGCCCTCGGCAGGCTGTCCGAACGCCACCACGACGTACTCGTCCTCAGCTACGGCCTCGGCCTGCCCGACCGCCGGATCGCCGACTACCTGGACACCACCGAGGCCGACGTCCGCGCCCGACTGCGCCGCGCCCGCGCCACACTGGAACGCACCTTCGGCTCCGAGCAGCCGCCCGGGAGCCCGAGATGACCACGAGCCAGGCCGAGACCGTTTACTGGCGGCGCCTGACCGCCGCACCCGCCCCCTACCCGAGCGCCCACCAGCAGGCCGGACACGAACTCGACCTGCTGTGCTCGCTGATCCTGGCCGCACCCGCCGCCGCACCCGCGATCGAGCAACTCGCCGACCACGGCCACGACCAGCCCGAGGGCGCCCTCGTCCTCGGCGCCCTGCTCCACCTGGCCGGCCACCGGGACGGCTCCCGGTTCTGGTGGGAGTTCGCGGCCGGCGGCGGCTCGCACACCGCCGCCTCCTGCCTGAGCCTCCATCACCACAGCCTCGGCGAACCCCGGGACGGCGACTTCTGGCGCTCGCAGGCCGAGCAGCTCGCCCGCCGCCCCCGCCCCGCCCGCCGCTCGCCCGCCGTGCCCCGCCCCCTGGTCCCGCACGCCGTCCGCGCCGACCTGCTGGCCCGCTGCCAGGAAGGCCTCGACGTGCGCCTGCCACCCCGCATCCTCGCCGCGATCGGTCAGCTGCCGGTGGACGACGACGAGGACCACGGCGAGGTCCCCCGCTCCCACCCGGACCTGGTCCACTGGCTCGCCGGGGCCTGACCGGTCGGTCTTGCCGCGCGGAAAGCCTTGGAGGTCGACCGCCCGCGTGCGGCAGACTCGGACCAAGCACTCTTGCAACCGGAGGATCCTGACCATGGCTGACCGGCCCCTGACCCTGATGGCGGTGCACGCCCACCCCGACGACGAGGCGAGCGGGACGGGCGGTGTCCTCGCCCGCTACGCGGCGGAGGGCATCCGCACCGTCCTGGTCACCTGCACCGACGGCGGTTGCGGCGACGGCCCCGGGGGAGCCAAGCCCGGCGAGCCCGGCCACGACCCGGCCGCCGTCGCCGTGCTGCGCCGCCAGGAGCTGGAGGCGAGCTGCGAGGTGCTGAAGGTCAGTCACCTGGAAATGCTCGACTACGCGGACTCCGGAATGATGGGCTGGCCGAACAACGACGCCCCGGGCTCGTTCTGGGCGACCCCGGTCGCCGAGGGAGCCGCCCGCCTCGCCGAACTGCTGCGGCACTACCAGCCCGACGTCGTCGTCACCTACGACGAGAACGGCTTCTACGGCCACCCCGACCACATCCAGGCCAACCGCATCACCACGGCCGCGCTGGAACTGACCGGACAGACCCCGAAGCTCTACTGGACGACGGCGCCGCGCTCCCGCATGCGCCAGTTCGGCGAGGTCCTGCGCGAGTCCGGCGTCGACTGGCCGGAGCCGGACCCCGAGGAGGCCGCCACCATGCCCCAGATCGGCCTGCCCGACGAGGAGATCACCACCTGGGTGGACACCGCCGAGTTCGGCAGCCAGAAGTACGACGCCCTCGCCGCCCACGCCAGCCAGGGCGAGAACATCTTCTTCCTGCGCATGGGCAAGGAGCGCTTCACCGAACTGATGGGCGTCGAGACCTTCCTGCGCGTCCAGGACCCCACCGGCGCACCCGTCCCCGAGAACGACCTCTTCGCCGGCCTGCGCTGAGCCGCCTGACCGGGGGTCGGGGAGCCACAGGTGCAAGCGCTCCTTGCCCGCTGCTCTGCGGACAAGGAGCGCTCGACGGCGGGGGACAGCCGGCTCACGCGGCTGTCTGGGAGCGTTTGCCTGGCTATCGGTAAGGCACCGCGATCGAGGCCGCGGTACGGCACCAAGCCGGTTCGGCTGCCGCGAGCTCAGCCCAGGTACACCTTCTGCCATTCGAGCGAGCTCATCGTTAGCGCTGCCTCGGCCAGCGTGCGAGCCGACTTGGTCTTGAGTTTGTCGAAGCTGGTGTCGATCCAGGGCTGGACGTTCTGGTAGCCCTGCTCGCGGTATTCGACGGCCTGGATCAGGCATTCGAGCTTGTCGGCGTCGTGGGCCACGGTCACTTCGAGGCTCTCGGCGTTCTCGTACTCCGCCACGATCGCCTGAATGCCAGCACGCACGGCAGGGTGGGCCGCGCTGACCTGATCCTCTGTCACCCTCTCGTTGGAGGCGGCGGTGACGTAGCGTCGGCCGATGTGGGGGATGTCGCCGATCCGGGTCTCCTGGGTGTCGTGGAACGTGCAGAGCAGCGCCACCTTGGCCGGGTCGGCGCCCTCCATCATGGCGAGCACGGCACCGACGACCGCCGTGCGGAAGCTGTGTTCGGCGATGGTCTCCGGGTCCTTGACGCCGGCGATCCACCAGCCGGACCGCTTGGCCCGCTTGAGCATTCCCATCTCCATCAGGAAGCCCGCCGTGCCCTGCGACTGCTTGTCGTCCGTCATCGCCGTCCTTCGGTGCGTTGGATCAGTTGCGGGTACTGCCGGATCCGCCGATCCGAAGACCGTAGTACACGGCCTCCAGCTCGCGGCGGGATTGCGTAGAAAGTCTGTCCCCGTCCAGTAGCGTCCGAACCTGTGCTTTCAAGTCCTCTGCGACGTGCGGGTCGGCGTCGAGGAGCCCGCGCCTGGCGATCAGCAAGGCCCAGATCGAGTGGACGTACAGGTCCGTGTACTCGACTGCCCGGTCGAGCCGGACCGCGAGCTGCCGTAGCAATGCGGACGCGTCCCAGGCCGGGCGGTCGCGCTCGGCCATGAACCTGTCGTCGGTCTGGGGACGAGGGTCCAGGCCGAGCCAGTGGGCCCAGTAGTTGAGGTTGGCTGCCTCGGCCGCATCGTTGTCGGTCAGCGACCGGGCGATGAAGTCGCGCAGCAGTTCGGGATCGCCCTGCCGGGCAAGGGCTGCAGCAACCGATCGCGCCTCCACCCAGCGGGGCGACCAACCCGAGACCGAGGCTGTCAGCCGGCCCCGACGTCGCATTGCGTCGAACCACTCGGCAGCGTTCCAATCGCGGTCGTAGGCCGAGAGATAGAACACCTGACGCCGAAGCAACGCCGCGTCCTCGCTGTCCCTCTCGTCCCTCTCGGCCTTCTGGCGAAGAGTGTCGAAGAACAGCGCGCGGTCGGCTGCGCTGAGGAGGGGAGCGACGGCAACCGGACCGCGTCGTGCCGCCGGGGTGCTCATCTGAGCAGCCACCACTCCGGGAAGGACGCCGCTGACGGCCCATCCGATCATGTGGGTGGTGTCGCGCGTCAGGACCCAGTTGGCAAGGGGGTGTTCTTCTACGGACCCGCTTCCGGCTCTGTCGCTCAGCATCTCGCTGAGGATGAAGTCGGTGTCCATGGCGAGGTTCAGTGCGTCGACCAACGCCGGTGGTGCTCCGAGGTGGATGAGTTTGCGGCGTATGACGACGAGGTTGCCGGCCCGCGTCGCCGACAGCGGGCGCCGGCCGGACTCCCAACCCTGCAGCGTGCTCTTGTCCACGCCGAGGTCGATGGCCAACTCCTCCTGGGTGCGGGGGACCTGTTCCCGGATGACCTTGAAGAGGTACCCGGTCACCAGGCCGTCTGCCCCGCGTTCATGCGTACTCCGACCACCAGTCAGTGCTTGTCCCCGCCGTGATGGCGTACGAGCTGGCATTCCGGCGCTCCCTGGCCTCGATCGCGCGGGCAACTCGTACCCGTAGTCCGTCGAACCCCCACGTCACTAAGCGTAGCTTCATGACTACGGCATCACCGCGCGGAGGAAGCCTAGTTCCGGGTCGGCTCCTTCGGTCCCGATCCGCGAGATGTCTCGCCGCTCTGAAGGAAGTTGAGCCGGGTCCCGGCTCCTCGGACCTTCACAGCGGACACCAGCCGGCGGCCTCTCCCTGTGAATCCCCCGATGGGGTGGGGCCGCCACCAGGCCGCGAGCGGAACGGTGCTCGCCGTCGACTTCGCACCAGCGGAATGAGGGAACCCGATGAACACCACACTGACCGCTCTGGCTGGGCAGATCGCCCAGCTGGACGCCGTGGACTCCGCCCAGCTGGAGCGGATGCGCCACGAGGCCCTGACCGCCCCGGCACCCTGGAGGGCGGAGTACAGCGCCTACCAGTCCGGCGGCTGGTGGACCACCTCGCTGATGAACGCCTCCGGCGACGCCGCCGACGTGACGATCGGCGACTGCTCCGCCAGGCCGACCGACCTGCTGGCCCAGATGCCGGCCACCACCGCCTTCCTCGCCGGCCTCGGCCTCAACTACATGTGGGTGCGGCTCGCCCGACTGGAGGGCAACGCCTTCCTCTGGGAACACCGTGACTACGACGAGCTCGACCAGGTCGAGCGGCACCGCCTGCACGTCCCCCTGCACACCAACAGCTCCGCCTTCCTGGTCACCGGCGGCACCAAGGTGCACATGGCCGGCGGCCGGATCTGGCGCCTCACCCCGACCTACCCCCACGGCGTCTGCTACCTCCTGGGCCCGGACCGGATCCACCTGATCGCCGACGTGTACGCCGACGACGCGTACCGACGGCTGGCCCGCCGCCCGGTGCTCCACCCGACGGTTGCTCAGCCGCTGCCCACCGCCGATGAGACGGTCCTGGCCGAACGGCTGGGGACCGCCCGCAGCATGGCCACCCTGGGCTACATCGATGCCGCCGAGCGGATGCTGCTGCGGCTCTTCTACACCTACGCCCTGCCGGAGGGCGCGGCGTACGACCTGATCGCCGAACTGCACACCTCGGTCGGCGACATGGAGGCCGCGGGGCGTTGGAGGACGGCCAAGCGTCGGCTCCTCGCGCTCACGGCCTGATCAACAGCCCACCTCCGCACTCCGAAGGGAGAAGCGCATGCCCACCCTGCAACTGGCAGAGATCACCCAGGCCAACCGGCCCGCCCAACTGCCGCTGCTGTCCAAGCTGGCGGACATCCTGGCCACGTCCCCGGCCGTCACCCACCTGATGGTCCGTGGATCCCTGGCGTACGGCACCGCCGACCGGCTCTCCGACGTCGACCTCGTCGTCGGCGTGCAGGATGCCCAACTGCCGACCTTCATCGAGGCGGTGGACACCCTGATGTCCGTCGAAGCCGGGGCCCTGCTGCCCGGCTGGCGCGACACGATCGTCGCCGACCTCGGCGGCGTCGGGATGGTCTTCCTCGTCCCCGACAACGACCGGCTCCACCAGATCGACCTCTACCTCGCGCCCGTCTCCCGCATCCCGCGCCTGCGGGAGACGGTCAACACCGCCGTCGTCCTCGATCGAGAGTCGGCGCCTGCGGCCGTCCAGGACATCGCGGTGGCCGAGAGCTTCGCCGCTTCCTACCTCGCCCGCCCCCGCACGTGCGCCGAGTTGCTGATCGAGCACCTGGTCCTGGCCGTGCTCCTGCACAAGCGGATCAAGCGGGGACAGCGGTTCGTGGCCTACTCCGAGTGGCACCGCCTGCACACCGCGACGAAGGACCTCATCAAGACCGCGCTCGTGCCGGCCTCGCAGTTCTGGGGCTGGTACCAGCTGCGCGAGCAGATCGCGGTGACCCCGATCGGCCGGGCCTGCCTGGACGACCTCGACACGGCGATCAGCGGCCCGGCGATCCCGCAGGCCGCAGACGTCACCAACGCGATCGAGCGGATGCTCGCCCTGGTGGAGCGGGCCTGCCCGCAGGCGCTCGACGGTCTGCACGACGCCGTCACCGCCTACCGCACCTACCAGGAGCTGGCGTGAACGCACTCCACCTCGCGGGCCCGGCCGCCAGCCGGGCCCGCGAGGGCCTGACCGCCGTCTTCTTCGGGGGCGTCGTCCCCTCCTCGGCGAACGAGGAAGCCATGGCCGAGGAGATCGGACGCAGCCTCGCCCAGGCCGGATACCAACTGCTGCACGGCGGCTACAACGGCCTGATGGAAGCCGCCGCCCGGGGAGCGGCCTCCCAAGGCGCTACCGTCACCGCGGTCACCCTGATCGGCAAGCACGACGAGTGGGGCGCGTTCAACCCGCACGCCACCATGTCCGTCCACCTGCCCGACCTCGGTGCCCGGCTCAACCACTACCTCGACCACGCCGACCTCGTCGTCGCGATGGGCGGCGGTGTCGGCACCCTGCACGAGCTGACCGCCTCGCTCTACTACGCGACCACCATCAGGCCCGTCCCGGTCTGCCTCGCCGGCCCAGCCGCCGCGCGCCTGCTCGACTTCCTGCACCACGAACGGTGGCTGTACGAGACCCCGACCCGACCGCTCGGTTTCCTGAGCACCGCCGAGTCCGCCGACGCCTTCCGCACTCACCTCGCCACCCTCACGACCAGCCTGATCGGAGGACCATGACCACCAGCACGTCGCTGGCCGGCCTTGTCGCCCGGCTCGCCGAGACCGCCTGCGTCCGCGCCCCCTTCAAGCTCCAGGACGGCGGGCAGCTCGACAACTACTTCGACGAGTACCGCCTCGCCGCCGACCCGACCCTCCTGCGCGACGTCGCCACCGCGATGGTCCCGCTCGTCCCCAGCGACGCGCAGGTGCTCGCCGGCATCGAGCTGGGCGGAATCCCGCTCGTCGTCGCCCTGTCCGCCGCGACCGGGCTGCCCGCCGTCTTCCTGCGCCGCCGACCCAAGGGCTACGGCTCCCAGCACCAGATCGAGGGAGCCGCCATCGACGGCCGCCGCACCGTGCTGGTCGACGACGTCACCCGCTCCGGAAGCCAGCTGCTGCACATGGCCCGCCTACTGCGGATCGCCGGCGGGCCTGTCGCCGACGCGCTCTGCGTGCTTGAACGGCCGCTCGGCGGCCGCGAGTTGCTGGCCGAACACCGCGTCAGGCTACACGCGCTGTTCGCCGAAGCCGACCTGCCCGACCCCGGAGGGGCAGCCACCGCATGAAGTGGGCCGCGCTCTTCGACGTCGACGGCGTCCTCGTAGACCTGATGGACACCGTCGTCTGCTCCGAGGACGCCACTCCCAAGCCCGCGCCCGACGGGCTGCACCTCGCCCGCGGCCGACTCGGCGTCGTTCCCAGCGCCGCCGTCTTCGTCGGGGACATGGACGCGGACGTCCACGCAGCCAGAGCGGCGGGCGTCACCTCCGTGGGCGCGGGCTGGGGCTTCACCGAGCCCGAGGCGCTCGCAAGCTTCGGAGCCGACCTCGTCCTGCTCGATCCCTCCGAGCTCACCGACGTGCTGCTCGCCCTGCTGCGCGCGGGGCAGTCCGACGGCAACAGCAAGCGATCTTGACGCCGGATCAGCTACGCTCGATGGTGCAGCGCACAGAAGATCGGCACGTGTGCGCTGCATCATCAGTGAGCGACGGATCTGGAGTCATGGTCTACACCGTGGGGGCGCGAGCTATCTGCGTCGAGCTGGAGAACTGAGAACTTCTCAGTCCCTGTTCTCGGCCCGGCTCGGCGTGTGATCTCCCCCCACCCTCCACGACTCTTCCGTGAGGCCGTACCGCCATGCGCTCGACGCAGATCCGCTCCACCTTCCTGGACTACTTCACCGACCGCGGCCATCGCCAGGTCCCGTCCAGTCCGCTCATCCCCGCAGACCCGACCCTGTTGCTGACCAACGCCGGCATGAACCAGTTCAAGCCCTACTTCCTGGGCGAGGTCACCCCGGAGCACTCTCGTGCCACCAGCATCCAGAAGTGCGCCCGGACCTCCGACATCGACAACGTCGGCCGGACCAGCCGGCACGCCACCTTCTTCGAGATGCTCGGCAACTTCTCCTTCGGTGACTACTTCAAGGCCGACGCCATCGCCTACGCCTGGGAACTCCTCACCCAGGTCTACAACTTGGAGAGGGGCCGGCTCTGGGTCACCGTCTATCAGGACGACGACGAGGCCGAACAGCTCTGGCGCAAGATCGGCGTCCCCGCCGAGCGCATCCAACGCCTCGGCATGGAGGACAACTTCTGGTCCATGGGCGTCCCCGGCCCCTGCGGACCCTCCTCCGAGCTCCACTACGACCGAGGCCCCGCCTTCGGCCCCGAAGGCGGCCCCGCCGTCGACGGCGAGCGCTTCATGGAGATCTGGAACCTCGTCTTCATGCAGTCCCAGCGCGGCGAAGGCGACAAGAAGGGCGACTTCCCGATCCTCGGCGACCTCGCCCAGCAGAGCATCGACACCGGCCTCGGCCTCGACCGCCTCGCCGCGATCCTCCAGGGCGTCGAGAACGTCTGCAGCACCGACCTGCTGCTGCCGACCCTGAAGACGGTTCAGGAACTCGCGGGCCGCGACTACCCCGGCAGCGGTGAGGAGAAAGTCTCCTTCCAGGTCGTCACCGAGCACGCCCGCACCATCGCCTACCTGATCGCCGACGGCGTGCTGCCCGCCAAGGACGGCCGCGGGTACATCCTGCGCCGCCTCATGCGCCGCGCGATCCGGCACGCCCGGCTGCTGGGCATCAACCAGGAGGTCCTCGCGCCGACCACCAGCAGCGTGATCGCCAACCTCAGCGACGTCTGGACCGAACTCGCCGACCAGGCCGCCCTCATCGAGCAGGTCGTCACCGCCGAGGAGGAGTCGTTCACCCGCACCCTCGCGCAGGGCACCCGGCTGCTGAACGCCGCGATCACCCGTACCCGCCAGAGCCGCTCCACCGCGCTGCCCGGCGAGACCGCCTTCGAACTGGCTGACACCTTCGGATTCCCCCTGGAACTGACCGTCGAGGCAGCCCACGACGCCGGGCTGACGGTCGACGAAGGCCGCTTCGCCACCCTGCTGGACGAGCAGAAGAAGCGCGCCAAGGCCGGCGGCAAGGCCAAGACCACCCAAGCCCTGCGCCAACAGGACACCTACCGCGAGCTGTCCGCCCGCCTGCCCCGCACCGACTTCCTCGGCTACGACCACCTGCACGCCGAGGTCGTCGTCCTGGGCCTGATCTCCGACGGAGCCGTCACCACCACCGCCCCCGAAGGCGCCACCGTCGAACTCGTCCTCGACCGTTCCCCGTTCTACGCCGAGGCCGGCGGCCAGATCGGCGACACCGGCACCCTGCGCACCACCGACGGCACCCAGCTGCGGATTACCGACACCCGATACGGCCTGGAAGGATTCCGCGTCCACCGCGCCCGCGTGATCGAAGGCGAGATCCGCACCGGAGCGAGCGGCGAAGCCACCGTCGACGCCGACCGCCGCAAGGGCCTCATGCGCTCCCACTCGGCCACCCACATCCTGCACGCCGTCGTCCGCGCCACCCTTGGCGACCACGCCCGCCAGCAGGGATCCCTCGTCGAACCCGACCGGCTCCGC
Coding sequences within:
- a CDS encoding GNAT family N-acetyltransferase, whose protein sequence is MTTSRQDPPTFQWTVPGFGALLLRPLDPDGDAAVVHSWVDDERARFWGMVGHTREQVREVYAYLDSLTTHHAHLLLREGEPVALFQTYQPEHDPLGEHYPVQDGDFGVHLLIAPTTGEPRPGHTAVLIGALLAAVLTDRGVRRIVAEPDSRNEASIARLRRTGFQPGPEVQLEHKRARLLFLAREDAERFCAEVLPAAPVPS
- a CDS encoding S53 family peptidase, producing the protein MFRTPTTARAARIALALTGTAALGLSALATAAPAGAANAPSWVRSCAVLRAGDTMACNALKVTDVAQAHPLGVTPNATPSGFGPSDLRSAYNLPANGGAGQTVAIVDAYNDPSAAADLAVYRAQYGLPACTVANGCFKQVSQTGSTTSLPSDDSGWAGEISLDLDMVSAIAPNAHIILVEASSASMGDLGTSVNEAVKLGAKFVSNSYGGGESSADTSYDASYFNHPGVAITVSSGDSGYGVEYPAASKYVTAVGGTSLKKASNSRGWTESVWSTSSSEGAGSGCSRYDAKPTWQKDTGCAKRTVADVSAVADPATGVAVYQTYGGSGWNVYGGTSVASPIIAAVYADAGAPHAAIPAADAYAHPGSLNDVTTGKTATCSPAYLCTAGKGYDGPTGLGTPNGLAAFTG
- a CDS encoding sigma factor-like helix-turn-helix DNA-binding protein — its product is MTEPDWALAAGRHPRLTFAAFCETHELVWTRFARAGRLGEPDVRRVVTRTREHLWQAWPIALREHSTAAYAWRLLKEAIAVVTAERDAGGAREPAGDEQPWQEAACATVDRIGLRVRTWQEKLAVHDALGRLSERHHDVLVLSYGLGLPDRRIADYLDTTEADVRARLRRARATLERTFGSEQPPGSPR
- a CDS encoding PIG-L family deacetylase, producing the protein MADRPLTLMAVHAHPDDEASGTGGVLARYAAEGIRTVLVTCTDGGCGDGPGGAKPGEPGHDPAAVAVLRRQELEASCEVLKVSHLEMLDYADSGMMGWPNNDAPGSFWATPVAEGAARLAELLRHYQPDVVVTYDENGFYGHPDHIQANRITTAALELTGQTPKLYWTTAPRSRMRQFGEVLRESGVDWPEPDPEEAATMPQIGLPDEEITTWVDTAEFGSQKYDALAAHASQGENIFFLRMGKERFTELMGVETFLRVQDPTGAPVPENDLFAGLR
- a CDS encoding HD domain-containing protein; protein product: MTDDKQSQGTAGFLMEMGMLKRAKRSGWWIAGVKDPETIAEHSFRTAVVGAVLAMMEGADPAKVALLCTFHDTQETRIGDIPHIGRRYVTAASNERVTEDQVSAAHPAVRAGIQAIVAEYENAESLEVTVAHDADKLECLIQAVEYREQGYQNVQPWIDTSFDKLKTKSARTLAEAALTMSSLEWQKVYLG
- a CDS encoding helix-turn-helix domain-containing protein; translated protein: MTGYLFKVIREQVPRTQEELAIDLGVDKSTLQGWESGRRPLSATRAGNLVVIRRKLIHLGAPPALVDALNLAMDTDFILSEMLSDRAGSGSVEEHPLANWVLTRDTTHMIGWAVSGVLPGVVAAQMSTPAARRGPVAVAPLLSAADRALFFDTLRQKAERDERDSEDAALLRRQVFYLSAYDRDWNAAEWFDAMRRRGRLTASVSGWSPRWVEARSVAAALARQGDPELLRDFIARSLTDNDAAEAANLNYWAHWLGLDPRPQTDDRFMAERDRPAWDASALLRQLAVRLDRAVEYTDLYVHSIWALLIARRGLLDADPHVAEDLKAQVRTLLDGDRLSTQSRRELEAVYYGLRIGGSGSTRN
- a CDS encoding aspartyl/asparaginyl beta-hydroxylase domain-containing protein; the encoded protein is MNTTLTALAGQIAQLDAVDSAQLERMRHEALTAPAPWRAEYSAYQSGGWWTTSLMNASGDAADVTIGDCSARPTDLLAQMPATTAFLAGLGLNYMWVRLARLEGNAFLWEHRDYDELDQVERHRLHVPLHTNSSAFLVTGGTKVHMAGGRIWRLTPTYPHGVCYLLGPDRIHLIADVYADDAYRRLARRPVLHPTVAQPLPTADETVLAERLGTARSMATLGYIDAAERMLLRLFYTYALPEGAAYDLIAELHTSVGDMEAAGRWRTAKRRLLALTA
- a CDS encoding LOG family protein: MNALHLAGPAASRAREGLTAVFFGGVVPSSANEEAMAEEIGRSLAQAGYQLLHGGYNGLMEAAARGAASQGATVTAVTLIGKHDEWGAFNPHATMSVHLPDLGARLNHYLDHADLVVAMGGGVGTLHELTASLYYATTIRPVPVCLAGPAAARLLDFLHHERWLYETPTRPLGFLSTAESADAFRTHLATLTTSLIGGP
- a CDS encoding orotate phosphoribosyltransferase, translated to MTTSTSLAGLVARLAETACVRAPFKLQDGGQLDNYFDEYRLAADPTLLRDVATAMVPLVPSDAQVLAGIELGGIPLVVALSAATGLPAVFLRRRPKGYGSQHQIEGAAIDGRRTVLVDDVTRSGSQLLHMARLLRIAGGPVADALCVLERPLGGRELLAEHRVRLHALFAEADLPDPGGAATA
- a CDS encoding HAD family hydrolase encodes the protein MKWAALFDVDGVLVDLMDTVVCSEDATPKPAPDGLHLARGRLGVVPSAAVFVGDMDADVHAARAAGVTSVGAGWGFTEPEALASFGADLVLLDPSELTDVLLALLRAGQSDGNSKRS